From Marinifilum sp. JC120:
CTGCTCAAATCCCGGAGAATTCTACGAAAACAAGCATACCACGATTACTTGACCAAGCTTCCCAACCGCAGAATGCTCACCGAGCAATTGGCGATTACTATTGCCCAGAGTCAAAAGACAAAACAACTTTTCAGTGTTTTTTTTCTAGATCTCTTAAACTTTAAGAAAGTTAATGACAGCTTCGGCCACTATTTTGGTGATAAAATTCTTACCCAAGTTTCCAAAAGATTGCTTCTTTCTGCGGGAAAGAATGCTCTGGTAAGCAGGATAGGCGGCGATGACTTTATTATTTTAGTCCGGGGACTGAAGCCGAATGAAAGTATAAAGCGTTTACAAGCCATCCGTCAGGAGTTGCTTAAACCGTTCCAGATTGATGACCTCAGCTTCAGCCTTGACGCCAGCTTCGGTGTCTACACATCCACCCAAAAAGATAAAATCGGCCCCGACGAAATCATAAACAGGTCTAATATAGCCATGCGCCGTTCAAAGACACGGGGAAAAAATGTACTGACAGTTTACACAGAAGCCTTGGCAAGCCCCACATATGACATCATCCAGTTTGAAAGTAATTTCAAAACCGCACTTGCTGAAGACCAATTCACACTGGTCTACCAGCCCCAGTTCAATATCCAGGGAGGAATCACCCTTTCCGGCTTTGAAGTTCTGGTCCGCTGGCACCATCCGGTGAGAGGGATGATAAGTCCTGCGGAATTTATCCCACAGGCAGAAGAAACCGGACTGATCATGGATCTTGACTGCCTGGTATTGAACAAAGCATGTGCCATGTGGGCGGACTGCCTCAATGATTTCGGGGGATGCAAAGGACTACACATTTCAGTCAATTTAAGTGCCAAACACATCACAGAACCCGCAATGCTCAAACATACGGAAGAGACAATCAATAAATTCGCTATTCCTGCGGAAACTTTGTGCCTTGAGTTAACTGAATCAGCATTCATCGAAAACCCTGAACTGGCCGCTGCCAGACTTAGGGCACTGAATGAAATAGGTGTACACTGTGCAATTGATGATTTCGGAACCGGGTATTCATCATTGGCCTACCTGAGCAACTTTCCGGCTCAAAGCCTGAAAATTGACCTGAGCTTTATTCAACGCATTGAAGATGGACCGGAAAACATAAAGCTGGTTGAATCCATTATTAATCTGGCCCATGGATTAAAGATGGCAGCTGTTGCTGAAGGAGTTGAAACAGAATACCAACTAAAAACCCTTCAAGAATTGGGTTGCGACATTGTTCAAGGTTTTTACCTCGGCAAACCTCTCCCGGAACAAGAGGCACGGGAACTCTTGGATCATGCCGGAAACAATTCTGCAAACTGATCCCCCCACAAGATATCCTCACCAGCTACTTCTTATTCAACGTTTCCAGCTTATCCCGCACATCTTTCAGAAGCCGCGTTGCCGTGCGCACCTCAGCCGCATCAAATCCCGGAAATGCCTTTTCGATAATTTCATTTTCAGCTCTCTCTGACATTTCATACAAATCCCGGCCATGATCAGTCACCTCTACCAGTTTCGCCTTCTTATGCCGGGGATTATCAACAAGCTGAACATGTCCCTGCTCAACCATAGCGGTTATCCCCACTTGAACCGACTGCCGAGATACCCCACGGGCAAAAGCAAGATCCGATACGGTCATTGGTCCTGACGAAATAAGATGAGCAAGATTTATTTTCTGCGCCTTGCTCAACCCACTTTCAAGGTGGATGGCCTCTTCCACTTCCTCTACTGATTTCCAAGCCCCGAACAGAGCTTTAAAAAAACCATGAAGCATTTCACCGTCTGCGTATTTCATGGTCACAGTGTTTGCATATTTTTTTTAGAATGACAATCCAAATGTCGTTTTGACAACATGGTTGACAAAATTAACAGCCGAGCTTATTTGTGGATTAAACACAAAACACAGGAGCATAAGAAATGAAATTTTATCCACTACCCCCCCTTCTGTTTTTCTTTAGCGTCTTTATGATCATCATGGCCTCTATTGCTGACCTCACTCCCATCAGCAGACCGGATTATATTGCTTGGACAGGATGGTTCCTAGTCGTGGCGGGAATGACTTTCAGCTATTCGGGATCAATTTTGTTCAATAAATTAAGGACAAACATCAGCACTTTCAAAGATCCGGACAAACTGGTGATCAGCGGGCCATTTAAGATCAGCCGTAACCCCATGTACGTGGGAATGGTCGCGGCCATGCTGGGTACCACCCTAGTAGCCGCAACCTATGTAGGGATGGCATTTCTAATACTTTTCATTATGATTGTGGCAACGGTCTACATCCCCTTTGAGGAAGGCCGTATGATCGCTGTTTTCGGCGAAGAATATGAGGAGTATTGTTTAAAAGTAAGACGTTGGTTGTAACTTGCTAACGTTACCTTTTCATACGGCTTAAAAAGTGCCAGATACGAGGCGCAAAAAAAAGACAGGAACGACGCGTATCTTAATACGCTAGTTTCTGTCTTTTTTGCAGCAACGAAATAAATGGTGCTTTATAAGCCGTATGAGTAACGGGCTGGAAGAGTGAGCTTCCAGCCCGTTTGGCTTTCATGGGGACAAGGTGATCCCATGTATGAGGCTGTCGTATTTCGAATTACTGCGTTGTTGCCCTGAACGGTATGAGAATACCGTCCCTTACAGTGTGCGGGGAACCTTCATTTAGGAGGTTTTAGGCTCCCTGCATCCGAAATCGACTTTATTAATATTTTAAATCCTGACCAGAGCGTCCCAGTTACTGGAACTCATCTTTACACCGGGTGAACCGGAGATCAGGCATTCACTTTTTTTCTGCGCATTGATAAAACTAAGTGCATCTTTCGGATTCATTACAAATGCCGAGGTAGAAAGCGCATCAGCCTCCATCACCGTGGAAGCTACTACCGAAAGACTGGCACCCTGATGACCATGACGCGGTGAAGAAAGCGCGGCATCAAAATAGCCTTTACAGCCACCGGAAGTGGCTACAGCAGAATCCCTAAGTTTGATAACCGCAGGATAGCTCCCCCTTCCGGAAGGGTCCTCAATGGCAACAATCCACGGCTGGCCCGGAGAACGCTCACCACGGGCGCGGATATCCCCGCCTGCAATGATCAAGTTATTCTCCACACCGTTTGCCGCCAGAATATCTGAAGCCCTGTCTACAATGTAGCCCCTGCCGATACCATCAAGAGTAACAGCCATAGAGCTTTTGCTAAAGCTTATTTCTGTTTCTGATACTTTCAGGCAGTCAGATCCAACCAGAGCCATTGCATCATCAAGATCACTTTGACTCAGGAGCAACCTGCCCTTGGAGTCCCGGTTATCCCGGAGCATTTCCAGAACAGGCAGAACCGTGGCATCGAATGCTCCGCTTGAACAACGGTAAAAACCTTGAGCCTTTTCCATTACTTCACGCAGTTCGGGTGCCACATCACTCAGCTTTCCGGTTTCATTGAGATGGGAAACCGGGGTGCCGGACTGATGCCGGTCAAAGATTGCGGAAAGACGTTCAATCTCGTTAAAAGCCAAAGCCACAGCACACTGAGCCGCATCTTTGGACAGATGCAGAGCAACGACAGTGACCTGCGTTCCCATAAGGAAGCGGGTCGCACTGAACTTGCGCCGCCTGTCACCGATTCGCAGGGTATCCGCCAATTTCATTGCCGCACCCAGAGGATGGGCAAGAGAGGCCGCCTTTGAACCGAAGGATTTAACGAAGGAACGACTAACCGCATTTTCCATGATTTAAACCCTTTACTCCTTACCCAGCTCGCTGAACTTCTGCACATCACCATCCTGTGCGTATTCCGCACCGGCTTCGGCGTCGTAGCAGGTCAGGCCGCAGCGCAGGCAGCGACTGCCTTCTTTGCGGGCAGCTTCATAAACAATGG
This genomic window contains:
- a CDS encoding bifunctional diguanylate cyclase/phosphodiesterase; its protein translation is MHFLKEPDSAVFCASILSGLLILLGGATLYIKQVIELQKNEPALFKQTRKSFTILISLIISFIISYSAILISNTLHYQIDFNSIFGPILFLGSLFVLATAYLTLTIFKRLLKSRRILRKQAYHDYLTKLPNRRMLTEQLAITIAQSQKTKQLFSVFFLDLLNFKKVNDSFGHYFGDKILTQVSKRLLLSAGKNALVSRIGGDDFIILVRGLKPNESIKRLQAIRQELLKPFQIDDLSFSLDASFGVYTSTQKDKIGPDEIINRSNIAMRRSKTRGKNVLTVYTEALASPTYDIIQFESNFKTALAEDQFTLVYQPQFNIQGGITLSGFEVLVRWHHPVRGMISPAEFIPQAEETGLIMDLDCLVLNKACAMWADCLNDFGGCKGLHISVNLSAKHITEPAMLKHTEETINKFAIPAETLCLELTESAFIENPELAAARLRALNEIGVHCAIDDFGTGYSSLAYLSNFPAQSLKIDLSFIQRIEDGPENIKLVESIINLAHGLKMAAVAEGVETEYQLKTLQELGCDIVQGFYLGKPLPEQEARELLDHAGNNSAN
- a CDS encoding MarR family transcriptional regulator, whose translation is MKYADGEMLHGFFKALFGAWKSVEEVEEAIHLESGLSKAQKINLAHLISSGPMTVSDLAFARGVSRQSVQVGITAMVEQGHVQLVDNPRHKKAKLVEVTDHGRDLYEMSERAENEIIEKAFPGFDAAEVRTATRLLKDVRDKLETLNKK
- a CDS encoding isoprenylcysteine carboxylmethyltransferase family protein, producing MKFYPLPPLLFFFSVFMIIMASIADLTPISRPDYIAWTGWFLVVAGMTFSYSGSILFNKLRTNISTFKDPDKLVISGPFKISRNPMYVGMVAAMLGTTLVAATYVGMAFLILFIMIVATVYIPFEEGRMIAVFGEEYEEYCLKVRRWL
- a CDS encoding FAD:protein FMN transferase; protein product: MENAVSRSFVKSFGSKAASLAHPLGAAMKLADTLRIGDRRRKFSATRFLMGTQVTVVALHLSKDAAQCAVALAFNEIERLSAIFDRHQSGTPVSHLNETGKLSDVAPELREVMEKAQGFYRCSSGAFDATVLPVLEMLRDNRDSKGRLLLSQSDLDDAMALVGSDCLKVSETEISFSKSSMAVTLDGIGRGYIVDRASDILAANGVENNLIIAGGDIRARGERSPGQPWIVAIEDPSGRGSYPAVIKLRDSAVATSGGCKGYFDAALSSPRHGHQGASLSVVASTVMEADALSTSAFVMNPKDALSFINAQKKSECLISGSPGVKMSSSNWDALVRI